In a single window of the Centropristis striata isolate RG_2023a ecotype Rhode Island chromosome 18, C.striata_1.0, whole genome shotgun sequence genome:
- the trib2 gene encoding tribbles homolog 2 produces MNIQRSNPINISRYGRSRHKSHDFEELSCLRTTESHQSFSPNLGSPSPPETPDSSHCISRIGDYLLLEPLEGDHVFRAAHLHSGEELVCKVFDIGRYQESLAAYFALGQHQHINQILEILLGETRAYVFFERSYGDMHSFVRTCKKLREDEAARLFYQIASAVAHCHDNGLVLRDLKLRKFVFKNEDRSLVKLESLEDTYILDGHDDSLSDKHGCPAYVSPEILNANGSYSGKAADVWSLGVMLYTILVGRYPFHDVEPGSLFSKIRRGHFNIPETLTPKAKCLIRSILRREPAERLTSREILDHPWFTSSGALGGAAVHGRGEREQEQMVPEVNMEEELEQFFR; encoded by the exons ATGAACATACAGAGGTCAAATCCAATTAACATTTCACGTTATGGGAGATCGCGACACAAATCGCACGATTTTGAAGAATTATCTTGCTTAAGGACTACAGAGTCTCACCAGAGTTTCAGTCCCAACCTCGGGTCCCCCAGCCCGCCGGAGACCCCGGACTCCTCGCACTGTATCTCCCGCATCGGGGACTACCTTTTGTTGGAGCCACTGGAGGGAGACCACGTTTTCAGAGCCGCCCACCTGCACAGCGGGGAAGAGCTCGTATGTAAG GTTTTTGACATTGGCCGGTACCAGGAGTCACTGGCGGCCTACTTTGCCCTGGGCCAGCACCAGCACATTAACCAAATCCTGGAGATCTTGCTCGGGGAGACTCGAGCCTACGTGTTCTTTGAGAGAAGCTATGGCGACATGCACTCTTTCGTCCGCACCTGCAAGAAGTTGCGGGAGGACGAAGCTGCTAGACTGTTCTATCAGATAGCCTCGGCTGTGGCACATTGCCACGACAACGGACTGGTCCTCCGTGACCTCAAACTGAGGAAGTTTGTCTTCAAGAATGAGGACAG AAGCCTCGTGAAGCTGGAGAGCCTTGAGGACACTTATATCCTAGACGGTCATGATGACTCCCTGTCAGACAAACATGGCTGCCCAGCCTATGTCAGTCCTGAGATCCTCAATGCCAATGGCAGCTATTCGGGGAAGGCAGCTGATGTCTGGAGCCTTGGCGTCATGCTTTATACCATCCTCGTGGGGCGCTACCCGTTCCACGACGTAGAGCCCGGCTCTCTGTTCAGCAAAATCCGCAGGGGCCACTTCAACATCCCCGAGACGCTCACACCCAAGGCCAAGTGCCTGATCCGCTCCATCCTCCGCCGGGAACCCGCAGAGCGCCTCACCTCTCGGGAGATTCTGGACCACCCCTGGTTCACCTCCTCTGGAGCACTAGGGGGCGCCGCAGTGCACggcagaggagaaagagagcaggAGCAGATGGTGCCTGAGGTGAACATGGAAGAGGAGCTGGAGCAGTTCTTCCGCTGA